The sequence below is a genomic window from Cicer arietinum cultivar CDC Frontier isolate Library 1 chromosome 6, Cicar.CDCFrontier_v2.0, whole genome shotgun sequence.
aagaagaagaagagtaaTAAAATCCTATTGAACTGCGGAGACTaccaaacaaaatttaaataaaaaaatttataactagttACCGGGTCGGATCTACGGATTGACGGATTCAAATTGTTAAACACATTACCCGAACAAAATATAAGCGGATTTCAACGGGTTGAGTTGAATTGGGCCCAAAAGTGACTGGATACAAATAAAAATCGAGTTGAATTAGGTGATCAGGTCGACCTACAGCCATGTACACCTCATGGGAGTGTCTTGTTGGCATTGAGCTCATAGAAACTCTAGAGGTTTTCATTCATGCATTAAATAAGTGGcgtttttttaactttaattgtTTATAGAAATAGAATAGATATCATTAATTACCATCAATAATATCAAAGGGAAAACACTCGTTTTAATTCTCCTTTATTTCTTAGGTGATTGACTAAATGTTTTTTTACTTAAAAccttttaaaatgattaacCAAAACGAATTAATACCGAATAAGATCATATAATTACATGATAACATAATaactttctaaaaataatggtatatgataaaataatttaaaaattcaaatacttttttttacgagaaaaaattcaattcaatttttattatttacatatGCTAGACAATGTGCAAATTATAGTTTCTTGGCATAAAAGATGAATTAGataaattcaattttcaatttttcttgaaACTATTCAAATACCAAAGTATAACTTTCAGCAAAATGtttcattaatatattacaaGAGTAAATAACTAAATAGTGTGCGAGTTTTTCATGAGCCATTGTCATATTAGTTGAAAAAATACTATGCCAAAACAAGGGGTAACTTATCAAGTTCCATCTAATCATTTGGCCTAACAAAGTATGAAactgaaagaaagaaaaaatgtcTATGCATTTCCTTAATCCTTCTAACTCTAACTTTCCAAAAATGTCTTCGGTGTGGACAAAACAAACACTAAAGACTACTACTCAATCAACCGATTCCGTGTGACTCATGCTCCTACTACAACCAGCCGGAagctaaaatacataaaagtgGAAGGAGAATAATGTACATGGCTAATTGGCTATATACATCCATAGCTACATCAAACTGGAAGCagatagataaaaataaatttaaccaCCAGAACTGAAGCACTCAGATTCGCCACTAGGTGTCACATGGCCATTGACTACTTTTCTTATTATCATGATCAATTATTTTCCATAATGTTTTTCTACCCTTAACAGTCTCATCATCAAATTGAGCATTCTTTGGAAGTTGTGGGTCCAAGAGGATAGACAACTCCATCTTTCCATGAGAACACTCGTAGCCattgttaataattttcatGAACTCTCTCTCTAGAAAATCTATGTCAACGAAATTGTTCCTGCTAGGTTGTAATCCCCAGTAGAACGCCACATTTGGCTCTGTTTTCTCATTGGCAACATATTCTGTAGGATTAGGATCACAAAAACCTTCGACCCCTTCCAGCTGCACCAAAAAGAAaatgttatgaaataataataaaattatatgcaAAAGTAACAATAAATTCCTCTCATGATTCATTATCACCAATGAAGTTcccaaaacataaaaaataacagACTATGATTTTTACTCATCATCTCAACTCTGCATTGTTGGTCCCACAAAAATGTATGAGATAGCTAGGTGTACCATTTGAGCTACTTACAATGGCAAGAAAACCTCGAAAGCGTGACTTGACCCATCCAACCCAGTCTCCAAGTTGACATTGATCAGGAGTAGAGAGATAAATCTTGACAAATCGAGAATATATCTTTGAGTATGGAAAAGGCTCAAATATATTATCCCAATGGAAATCTGTCTTCAAAATATCCTTCAATGCAACCAAATAAAGAAGATAAGCAAAAGGCATACTTAAAAGGCAAGTTTTTTCAACTAAGCGTACAGGTAATGGATTAGGAAGAAAAATAGGAGCATCAAACTTCAATTACAGTTATCCAGGATAATATGATACATAGAGCATTGTGATCAAGTGGCTTTGGATGATGTTAACAGAAGCAGCAAAATGTACTATAAAACGGGATATGTGTTAAACATCATAACATACCCTTGTCATAATATGTCCTCGCATAAACTCAGCCTTGATCCTGTAGAATGTGCTTCTAGTTATATTTGAATGACAATACTCGTAAGGTCCAGAAGGCAGCCAAATAGGCATGCAAGATCGTGTGTCAATAACATCTACAGTTGTTAGCAACATTCCTTCCTGCAATATTACTGGTGTAGGCCAACGCCAAAATGCAAATATTCGAAAAAAGTTCACAATTAGAGCATTTAAGGTGGCATCAGGATGCCTTTGACAAACATAAGCTGCAAGAACCGCCAAATGAACTCCTCCCAAATAACCAAGTAACTACAAACAAAATTATGCTTCACATGAGGAACTTGAGTTCATGGCTTCATGCATATGAAACAAGTTATGGAAGTAAACATTGCTTAGAAGAACAAATGCACTTACAGTTCCATATACTCCACGTCGTTTTGCCCATAATTTAAGACATCGGAGTGTATATTGAAAATTCTGAAATAAATGTATTTGCATATAAGAGAACACAGTGTAAAAGAATAATAAAGCAACACTAGACCAACCAACAACCTGCCCTGTCCCCCACATGCATAGAACCAAACTAAAGGAGAGATATTTTGAGTCTGTTGCATCATCAAGATAATTGTCCATTTGGTTATAAATATGGTGATTTTCTGTTCTAGGGGAAAGAAAGAACTGGCATGCATCATACCTCAACATTTGGAACTAGTTGAAGAATGCGTTTATTTGCTCGCACCCCAGACAAGCTTCTCCAGCTGGTATCGTCAATATTCCTCATGAAGAATGGGTTTAGTATGTCTACATTCTGAAGGGATAATTAACAACATCAGTGaagattaaatataaaaaagtgttGTGGTGCTAAAACCTATTGTTGATGCACAACTGAAAGAAAATGGAGATATTTTGAGCATGAATGTTGATGAAGTTAAAAGGTCACATATGTAGGTAATCGAAATATGGAGAAGTAGATTAAATTAGTTGATACTGACCTCGGGAACATAGAGTACATTAAGGCGAGCATATGGAAGATCAATGGAAATGCCATCAAATTTAAAGCGCATAAGAGGGACTTTAGCAGTCTTGACACAGTGAATCTGTGATACTTCAGGTCTAGTTTTGAGAATGCGGtgaagaagaacaaaaaagtCTTCCTAATCcataaaaaaggaagaaaaataaatagtagtagtagtagtagtagagaggcttaaaagaaaatgataggTGACTTACTGCAATGGAGGCAAAGAAAGGAGCAACACACAAAGCATCAATGTCAGACACTGAGGTGTGAACTCGAAGGCCATAAGAACCATATGTCAATATGGTGGCAGAAGTAAGATCAATGTGGTGTTTTGGCAACCGATGCCGCCGTGCAACCTCTTTGATCCATGATGAGACTATCTGAAAATGCAAGATTAGGAAAACCATCATCAagggaaaataaataataacaatgtaTATCAATTGAGGAATATACAAATTGAAACCTGTTTGAGGCTGTCAATAACGTTTTTCCTTTTCTGTTCCTCTTGTGGAGAGGGAACGAGTCCTTCATCACCTATAAACTGCACACAACGGTTGctaaaggaaagaaagaaagaaagaaagaaagaaaagtaatatataaaagaattacCTACCTGAAGGAGAGACATGGACCTCTGATTATCCATTGTGAAGAAGAGTGAGTGTGAAGGAGGAAGACAATACATAACGACGCCACTTGGAATTGGGCGGTGACAAATTGGCGCTTTCAAATCCAATTCCACACAAGTCTGCAAAaccctttttctttttctttccaacAGAGAAGGAAGGAAAATGCTAAACCCAAAAATAACTTCCACCACAacgaatacaaatataaaaacagCGTTTCTTTCGTCTCAATTTCTAAAACCGCAagagaaataaaagaatatCCTCTTTGTTTTCTCACAATCCTCTTTGTTTTCTCACAACCTGTATTAACGTTTAATTTAGCTCTCACAGTTACATACAACACATACATAcctctttttctttcttccatTGTCGTGTCATGCGTAAGACTTGAACTTTACAATTCCACGTGTCTATCCAGGGAACACGTGGCAGCCACACGTTCTATATAGAACCAACatctttattatttaattttaattaatgttaagTTTTTACTCtccataaatttaatttttttaagtcttacaaaaatattcttaattttctttttttatttataaatcaatttgtgtattttcttaaaaaaattattgattttttgttgatataaaaatgaacattttttccattaaaatttaaaattatttaaaattactaaattaaatatgaatttgaaaacataaaattcatatttaattaaatttgtgtgGCTGAAATGTTTATTAAGAGACGAAAAATCTCTAACCGAGTACTTACGCCGTGTCAAGAGCAACACCAACACAACACAAACCTTATGGGTGTGACAATTCCCCTCTCAAAGACGGAAgtatatttatcaaattcatttacaTTTGGTAGCAAAAGGATGAATCTGAGGTTTCAAATTCtgaaaattgttttatttggttGGTTCGATaaatctatgttttttttttatttatttgaagattttttgttttttgtggttaatgaagaaaataataaagacATGATAAAAATCACGAaggttttttgaattttgaattaaaaatcataagttTAAATATGGAAGcgtctatataaaaaaattaataatttaaatgttataataaaataaaataaaataaaatagagaacaaaatataatttatatgtaaGAAAGGATGAAATGAAAAGAGATGGTCAACTGGTGAtcgtaataattatttaattagaacGCTAAGACAATCAATCACAAGTTATTAAATGGGAATTGGTGAACCGATGCGATGCGATGCGATGCGATGCGATCCGACACGATACCCTTTGGATATTTTTTGAGTTATGATTTTGGTTGCAACGCGTTTAATTGACGCAATCAAGCAATCAATCAAGCATTTTGTGTTGTCGTGAAATTCGATTTGATAGTTGAATCTGTGTAAGTAGTGACGATCACGAAGATGTCTACTCTGAATGTGCCTCCTGTTCTTCCTTCCCCGAGAGACGATGCTATGCAACTTTATCGTGCTTTCAAgggtatttatttttattattcacttTTATCATTTATCGTcaatcaacatatattaattaattaattaaattaaattcctTCCATAGGTTTTGGGTGTGATACTACCGCTGTCATCAATATAGTTGCTCATAGAGATGCTACTCAGCGTGCCTACCTCCAACAAGAATACAGAGCTATGTATTCTGAGGACCTTCTCAAACGCTTATCTTCCGAGCTTTCTGGCAAGTTGGAGGTACCTTTTACCTTTCTCTATTTATCATTTCAACCTTAcacaattattcttttatttttatttttatttttatttttctgtttatttttattagaatgCACTTCTGCTTTGGATGCATGACCCTGCCGGACGTGATGCAATTATCCTTAAGCAGACTCTAACTGTCGCCAAAAATCTTGAAGCTTCCACTGAAGTTATATGTTCACGAACTCCGTCCCAGCTGCAATATTTAAGACAGATATACCATACTAAATTTGGCATTTCTCTTGACCATGATATTGAAAGAAATACCTCTGGAGATCATAAAaaggtgattttttttttttgtccctCTCTCACCTTGCCTATCACAATTGGGGCTGGTGTTTTATGATTTTCATCCTAAAAGTATATACTTTATGGAAGCCAAACTTAATTGGTTTTGTTACTGTCTAGTCAACATGAGGGAAGAATGTCTGTCAAAAACACAAGAGAAATGCATGctacaaaaatatatacatttatgatagaaatttgaaaaatgcCGAAAAACTAATTTCAGTGTTTATGGACAGATATCCTCCCTTGGTAGTCATCCTTGTTTGTTGGATAGCCCTCTATCATAGGAATCAtcaaatgaaatattgaaaATCTTTTTAGAAGTAAACGACCCCTAAGGTTTCTACCTGTCAATTTAAAGTCTTATAATCATTTTCTATCCTTGTACAGTTGCACTCGTACCAGTTAAAGAGCATGATATTAGTTAGGCACTTTCTGTTGTTTATTTGTAGTTTTGTACAAGTATGCAAGcttttgaaaaattcaaaattgctATGGGATTCCGGATGTTCATCAAAGTTATATGATGATATCTCTGAAGGTTCTTGGTTCCTGGATAGTTCTATTGTGGTGAATGGTGTTTTTCCAATAATCCCTTTCAAAACCTGCAAATATACAACTGATTGCGTTCCTCATGTCCTGCttagaattttgtttttaagcTGAACAACTCCTGCTATGTCATTTGAGTTTTTGAGCCTACTAGGCACTCTAGTCActtcattcaaaaatatagCCATAAAGCCAAGAAAGTTAGTGTTGCATCCCTACCAAAGATTGAATGTTTGTTACGTGCTGCAAAATTTCAATTGCAAGGCAGCTATGGGTTGGTCACTTGGTTGGATGTGGACTAAAATCTCGGTCTATCTGTTTTATTCTAACGTGCAAAGTGTGTGTCTCTGCATGTCTTTTGAGGGAGATCTTGTTCATTTGTTTGTCATAGATTTCCATTGCAAGTGTGTGTCTCTTTCCATTTGACCATTGGATTTTGGTGATAATCATATCTATGAGAT
It includes:
- the LOC101515681 gene encoding nuclear poly(A) polymerase 3, which gives rise to MYCLPPSHSLFFTMDNQRSMSLLQFIGDEGLVPSPQEEQKRKNVIDSLKQIVSSWIKEVARRHRLPKHHIDLTSATILTYGSYGLRVHTSVSDIDALCVAPFFASIAEDFFVLLHRILKTRPEVSQIHCVKTAKVPLMRFKFDGISIDLPYARLNVLYVPENVDILNPFFMRNIDDTSWRSLSGVRANKRILQLVPNVENFQYTLRCLKLWAKRRGVYGTLLGYLGGVHLAVLAAYVCQRHPDATLNALIVNFFRIFAFWRWPTPVILQEGMLLTTVDVIDTRSCMPIWLPSGPYEYCHSNITRSTFYRIKAEFMRGHIMTRDILKTDFHWDNIFEPFPYSKIYSRFVKIYLSTPDQCQLGDWVGWVKSRFRGFLAILEGVEGFCDPNPTEYVANEKTEPNVAFYWGLQPSRNNFVDIDFLEREFMKIINNGYECSHGKMELSILLDPQLPKNAQFDDETVKGRKTLWKIIDHDNKKSSQWPCDT